In one window of Aphidius gifuensis isolate YNYX2018 linkage group LG4, ASM1490517v1, whole genome shotgun sequence DNA:
- the LOC122854757 gene encoding uncharacterized protein LOC122854757 isoform X1, whose amino-acid sequence MSNGVEVIVASPTPALRWENSNPQHTIILSESVVMLMPQEDLNEFITKTCTTTFTYLNTMTKNGSTIVFTNQQIVANTATEERHKKLGSESSAVTLDVSPTLHTELFKTTYTYLTLNAEYPDIEDAFGSSEKIITNTVTVPQYYLDVNLEPSELSPPLTNTYISTRNFHKTKVDNGITKVETSFEILTQLIITDSATSTPEPTSVGTTVTALDYKEETSSSAISKSHYVTNIDSKINTDSEISTRIHTIKTTGTQLVTETLHSSEFLNGQTNSQYGGSIKNVVSGSTIIFFDEEDQMDRIGSTSQTATVTSTDLFNPTNEEHNKNDSVKIKFDKKPDPIKNYDSVEKNPSNNNTHKPVGGLLNFGSLGINSLSALGPVITAMAGLLQSTTSVNHKNSSINSTTNSTTVSSDLKQSTIPRSPIYIPVAEFSDGDIDRLDTAESQNILQQIGNSNFTVKTRHKVANNIVNGIPISPGEIITANSDVIIGKPGGLAPRPPKNHENQNYELNSFALASLNIPTNLEINGNSKIGIVKNNDDLLLTPPVRPNIEKYANPNLDPIETQRFTNKHRHSWMKNKPIIAASVVPTPSQIYHHQHHHHDHSYDHEYHDSKRRQNYQDNKQLLWTDNSHVSSVSSFVQLANQSASVKVTKPIIHQVPHVIDRSTGQPLLVNIQPSQTANVVIPQGDVNALIFGGTNEPHISGQYFDEPLPYLQSQKSQPTHPFFNGNSTFYSTVSHLHDGVNLQTNIHQKNRPSNILMLQKPEVYNGSSHGQVHTEILVHRPMDNTGIYVSRPEINQNRPIISSLRQDYHNQKQNEKHMISRKQMSSVSPPTFQFHNNNNNGYLNQQLNKTTTLTNDFLKQKNKKTKNKPPFLVRPLENKAQLPFRKNYDGFVNPGTGDHGYFMQKFSPTRVSYTPNSLSHYSFNNQHKNLQTQSLINNNFGVQYPQNTSSLELSYKQPVFINNIQPNVYQNQPQNYHVPLEVQHVSHDISIPEIQSPVKKIYQPDVKITTSNIDVESSLIFHDSQAEESNENVKKYNQIDKKDDFENSPIESTESMDILLGDNEFSQMENQDIEIHHDDIINVMMTNPVSPTTVEDTNLKYQSTQTEHDNYEFQHSKTIEEKIITEEKLSDENVDVEPLNKNSQDFKIVVDVTDNIDDIRPTHSIQTSSYNSEEIKSQITSSERDYMETSSQEYSPIFDSSKYVHFPSDLVSNYEEHSHIYSNEYENIQQESIMSTLETSKVDKYYTSVIGDYSKLEYGNIDIEKSFTFNKNVDHHSQIVSVINSTPLITSTIIQSSKLKSKKPDNKDYHIDNIKTFNNIKPSIIIYDDNKTPELLYNVNLPKKDDKKLLFTGNFDVYPAVPSRTMMPPSPILKNTMRTKIRSKLEDKNIVGMFPPTVSTSPNSRSSSKPSGKFNRLSNKINRKKPLSPLPQLDMVPPAIQTTKSFAINHLPPQNMVPPPLPSSSPSLLPSPRTVIYSSPMELLTLRPAIAVSGSIQIATDITKSRTSLMQDVESTIPIIHGTVNFSVATDTLKITSSLHTQKTKPIRIHTIKVFEKKHDVSLSSLSSQVFMPTKSKSIEIVSKSSTMQLNIHPVQSYNKELPFSSKVMSPIVILEASYPNTISSTNQINPTALLDDNEMIWDITESSEHHHHNNKAMITKKISNDNFDFEFDNPIELNERKNYTSIIKSTSSDLQLDTTKMTIPTFTNVEIKPTGVTHYKTITITRTETSIIGSPPTTTTIIMTRTITSTVIETVTETLIRPTNIHSTITSVTTLVLPTPTSTTTATTSTIELESSKVSSSDPIDSIFIVMSDQNLPSNNAETIEAEYENEEKIISRDEQEQVNEYHRAMSEDKLSAVLASHGTTITKCYPECQQLKLEICKEVGTSSGIVETRCVCRPGFTRMFPDRPCKPTYTYVLQIALEQNSYQSLLHNTDLNTSITWVSKDLKYLIKDAIDRTLMQSDLRDIYQGIHVLGYHPNLTEVGLRVQFTENTNETRLEEVLKKYLITHNFSLGGTVIHASRNFEKTRVKDFNECLMQEGGPYHDCSPQAYCLNRHGYYECLCKEGWKDITENSLYPGRFCTQTLVGCSSCNNYGHCLSNSYGKKICECFPWHTGQYCQYNLKALLIALVTTGAILLILLIICLVITSFQSAYGKKKYADQRAMIATADDDASSNESITNVTLPHHVPHTLPLPHLSDKRISINTNKHLKKNQNGFKTAKQPCSSTSKIGEDNTDSKGLNVKIPRAKYTTGKQFSNLSVRQLTNIFSSDKRKLFKYVKSEIPEQYKFNQASMTKEYNKDCENSDISRSRNTLNNGALVSAGFQVTATVAKFIDNEPMVDMRIIESSTNKTNRSSIGSKEKTSISSKHWDPSTSQTMSGYFTLDRGGDKNSRTSHMCRDDDIYIHQFSPSSQDTRDARDSASDGPITAERNLGSTLRLQHKISHNTNEISDRDSNFDSL is encoded by the exons ATGTCAAATGGTGTTGAAGTTATAGTTGCCAGTCCAACTCCAGCATTAAGATGGGAAAATTCAAATCCTCAACATACTATTATTCTTTCTGAAAGCGTTGTTATGCTAATGCCACAAGAAGAcctaaatgaatttataactAAAACATGTACAACAAcatttacttatttaaataCTATGACAAAAAATGgctcaacaattgtttttacAAATCAACAa attgTAGCAAATACAGCAACTGAAGAACGTCATAAAAAGCTAGGATCAGAATCATCAGCTGTAACACTTGATGTTTCTCCTACTTTACATACTGAGTTATTTAAAACGACATATACTTATCTTACACTAAATGCTGAGTATCCAGATATTGAAGATGCATTTGGAAgtagtgaaaaaattataacaaatacagTAACAGTAccacaatattatttagatgTAAATTTAGAGCCTTCAGAGTTATCACCTCCATTGACAAATACTTATATCAGTACaagaaattttcataaaacaaAAGTTGACAATGGTATTACTAAAGTTGAGACAAGTTTCGAAATTTTAACCCAA cttataATTACGGATTCAGCTACATCTACGCCTGAACCAACTAGTGTGGGAACTACAGTTACTGCTCTAGACTACAAAGAAGAAACATCTAGTTCAGCTATCTCAAAGTCTCACTATGTCACTAACATCGATAGTAAG aTAAATACTGACAGTGAAATTAGTACGAGAATTCATACAATTAAAACAACTGGTACCCAATTAGTGACAGAAACTTTACACAGtagtgaatttttaaatggacAAACAAATTCACAATATGGTggatcaataaaaaatgttgtaaGTGGttcaacaattatattttttgatgaagaaGATCAAATGGATAGAATTGGTTCTACTAGCCAAACTGCAACAGTAACTTCAACAGATTTATTTAATCCCACAAATGaagaacataataaaaatgatagtgttaaaataaaatttgacaaaaaaccagatccaattaaaaattatgattctgtagaaaaaaatccatcaaataataatacacataaACCAGTTGgtggtttattaaattttggctCTTTAGGAATAAATAGTTTATCAGCATTAGGACCAGTTATAACTGCAATGGCAGGTTTATTACAAAGCACAACTTCtgttaatcataaaaattcatctattAATTCTacaacaaattcaacaacagTATCATCTGATTTAAAACAATCTACAATACCAAGATCTCCAATTTATATACCTGTTGCTGAATTTTCTGATGGTGATATTGATAGACTTGATACAGCTGaaagtcaaaatattttacaacaaattggaaattcaaattttacagTTAAAACACGTCATAAAGTTgcaaataatattgtcaatgGTATACCAATATCTCCAGGTGAAATAATAACAGCAAATAGTGATGTTATTATTGGTAAACCAGGTGGACTTGCACCAAGACCTccaaaaaatcatgaaaatcaaaattatgaattaaattcatttgcacttgcttcattaaatattccaacaaatttagaaataaatggAAATTCTAAAATTggtatagtaaaaaataatgatgatttattattaacaccaCCAGTAAGaccaaatattgaaaaatatgcaAATCCAAATCTTGATCCAATTGAAACTCAAAGATTTACAAATAAACATCGTCATTCATGGATGAAAAATAAGCCAATAATAGCTGCATCTGTAGTACCAACTCCTTcacaaatttatcatcatcagcatcatcatcatgatcattCATATGATCATGAGTATCATGACTCAAAACGTAgacaaaattatcaagataatAAGCAACTTTTATGGACAGATAATAGTCATGTCTCAAGTGTATCAAGTTTTGTACAATTGGCAAATCAATCTGCATCAGTTAAAGTTACAAAACCAATTATACATCAGGTACCTCATGTTATTGATAGATCAACTGGTCAGCCTTTACTTGTTAATATTCAACCAAGCCAAACGGCAAATGTTGTGATTCCTCAAGGTGATGTTAATGCTCTTATTTTTGGTGGTACAAATGAACCACATATTAGTGGTCAATACTTTGATGAGCCATTACCATACTTGCAATCTCAAAAATCTCAACCAACTCATCCATTTTTCAATGGtaattcaacattttattCAACTGTTTCTCATCTACATGATGGTgttaatttacaaacaaatattcatcaaaaaaatagaccatcaaatattttgatgcttCAAAAACCTGAAGTATATAATGGATCAAGCCACGGACAAGTTCATACTGAAATTTTGGTTCATCGACCAATGGATAATACAGGTATTTATGTATCAAGACcagaaattaatcaaaatcgaccaataatttcttctttacGTCAAGATTATcataatcaaaaacaaaatgaaaaacataTGATTTCTCGAAAACAAATGAGTTCTGTATCACCACCTACGTttcaatttcataataataataataatggataCTTAAATCAACAGttgaataaaacaacaacCTTGACAAATGATTttcttaaacaaaaaaataaaaaaacaaaaaataaaccaccATTTTTAGTTAGACCTTTAGAAAATAAAGCACAATTACCATTTCGTAAAAATTACGATGGTTTTGTTAATCCAGGTACTGGAGATCATGGATATTTTATGCAAAAATTTTCACCAACAAGAGTTTCTTATACTCCAAATTCATTATCTCattattcattcaataatcaacacaaaaatttacaaactcaatctttaattaataacaatttcgGAGTTCAATATCCACAGAATACGTCATCTCTTGAATTGAGCTATAAACAGccagtatttataaataatattcagcctaatgtttatcaaaatcaaccacaaaattatcatgtacCTTTGGAAGTTCAGCATGTATCACATGACATTAGTATACCTGAAATTCAAAGCCctgtaaagaaaatatatcaaccagatgtaaaaataacaacatcaaATATTGACGTTGAATCATCTCTTATTTTTCATGACTCACAAGCTGAAGAGtcaaatgaaaatgttaaaaaatacaatcaaattgataagaaagatgattttgaaaattcaccaaTTGAATCAACAGAAAGTATGGATATTTTACTTGGTGATAATGAATTTTCACAAATGGAAAATCAAGATATAGAAATTCATCATGACGATATTATTAATGTAATGATGACAAATCCTGTTAGTCCAACAACTGTTGaagatacaaatttaaaatatcaatcaacACAAACAGAGCATGATAACTATGAATTTCAAcattcaaaaactattgaagaaaaaattattactgaaGAAAAATTGAGTGATGAGAATGTTGATGTTGAACCgcttaataaaaattcacaagattttaaaatagtGGTTGATGTAactgataatattgatgatataaGACCAACACATTCAATACAAACTTCTTCATATAATAGCGAAGAAATAAAATCTCAAATAACTTCATCAGAACGAGATTATATGGAAACATCGAGTCAAGAATACTCACCGATATTTGATTCAAGCAAATATGTACATTTTCCAAGTGATTTAGTTAGTAATTATGAAGAACATtcacatatttattcaaatgaatatgaaaatattcaacaagaaAGTATTATGTCAACTCTTGAAACTTCaaaagttgataaatattatacaagtGTTATTGGTGATTATTCTAAACTTGAATATggaaatattgatattgaaaaatcttttacatttaataaaaatgtagatCATCATTCACAAATTGTATCAGTTATTAATTCAACACCATtaataacatcaacaataatacaatcatctaaattaaaatctaaaaaaccAGATAATAAAGATTATCAtatagataatataaaaacttttaataatataaaaccttcaattattatttatgatgataataaaacacCAGAATTATTGTATAAcgtaaatttaccaaaaaaagatgataaaaaattattatttactggtAATTTTGATGTATATCCAGCAGTTCCATCAAGAACTATGATGCCACCTTcaccaatattaaaaaatacaatgagaACAAAAATTCGTTCAAAGCtagaagataaaaatattgttggtaTGTTTCCTCCTACTGTATCAACTTCACCAAATTCAAGATCAAGTTCAAAACCTTCTGGTAAATTTAATcgtttatcaaataaaataaatagaaaaaagccACTTTCTCCATTACCACAATTAGACATGGTACCACCAGCAATACAAACAACTAAATCATTTGCAATAAATCATTTACCACCACAAAATATGgtaccaccaccactaccatcatcatcaccttCATTGTTACCATCACCTCGTActgttatttattcatcaccAATGGAATTATTAACATTACGTCCAGCAATTGCAGTATCAGGCTCAATTCAAATTGCAACAGATATTACTAAAAGTCGTACATCTTTAATGCAAGATGTTGAATCAACAATACCAATTATTCATGGTACAGTTAATTTTTCAGTTGCAACAGatactttaaaaataacaagttcATTACATACACAAAAAACTAAACCCATTAGAATACATACAATtaaagtatttgaaaaaaaacatgatgtTTCTTTGTCGTCATTATCAAGTCAAGTATTTATGCCAACTAaatcaaaatcaattgaaattgtCAGTAAGTCTTCGACAATGCAATTGAATATACATCCAGTTCAATCATACAATAAAGAGTTACCTTTCTCATCAAAAGTAATGTCTCCTATTGTAATTCTTGAAGCAAGTTATCCCAATACAATTTCATCAACTAATCAAATAAATCCAACAGCTttacttgatgataatgaaatgaTTTGGGATATCACTGAATCTAGtgaacatcatcatcataacaaCAAAGCaatgattacaaaaaaaattagtaatgaTAACTTTGATTTTGAATTTGATAATCCAATTGAAttgaatgaaagaaaaaattatacatcaataataaaaagtacaaGTAGCGATTTACAACTTGATACAACAAAAATGACAATACCAACATTTAcaaatgttgaaataaaacCAACAGGTGTTACACATTATAAAACTATAACAATAACTAGAACAGAAACTTCAATAATTGGTTCACctccaacaacaacaacaatcattaTGACACGTACAATAACATCAACAGTTATTGAAACAGTTACAGAAACTTTAATTCGTCCAACAAATATACATTCTACAATAACATCTGTAACAACACTTGTTTTACCAAcaccaacatcaacaacaacagcaacaacaagtaCAATTGAACTTGAATCATCAAAAGTATCATCAAGTGATCcaattgattcaatttttattgttatgtcTGATCAAAATTTACCATCTAATAATGCAGAAACAATTGAAGCTGaatatgaaaatgaagaaaaaataatatcacgtGATGAACAAGAACAAGTTAATGAATATCATCGAGCAATGTCAGAAGATAAATTAAGTGCTGTTCTAGCTTCTCATGgtacaacaataacaaaatgtTATCCAGAAtgtcaacaattaaaattagaaatatgtAAAGAAGTTGGTACTAGTAGTGGTATTGTTGAAACAAGATGTGTTTGTCGTCCTGGTTTTACAAGAATGTTTCCAGATCGTCCTTGTAAACCAACTTATACATATGTTTTACAAATTGCATTAGAACAAAATAGTTATCAATCATTGTTACATAATACTGATTTAAATACAAGTATTACATGGGTAtcaaaagatttaaaatatttaataaaagatgcTATTGATAGAACTCTTATGCAAAGTGATTTAAGAGATATTTATCAAGGTATTCATGTACTTGGTTATCATCCAAATCTTACAGAAGTTGGTTTACGTGTACAATTTAcagaaaatacaaatgaaacaAGATTAGaagaagtattaaaaaaatatttaattacacaTAATTTTAGTTTAGGTGGTACTGTTATTCATGCTTCacgaaattttgaaaaaactcGTGTAAAAGATTTTAATGAATGTTTAATGCAAGAAGGTGGACCATATCATGATTGTTCACCACAAGCATATTGTTTAAATCGTCATGGTTATTATGAATGTTTATGTAAAGAAGGTTGGAAAGATATTACTGAAAATTCATTATATCCAGGTCGTTTTTGTACACAAACACTTGTTGGTTGTTcaagttgtaataattatGGTCATTGTTTAAGTAATTcatatggtaaaaaaatatgtgaatgTTTTCCATGGCATACTGGACAATAttgtcaatataatttaaaagctTTGTTAATTGCTCTTGTTACAACTGGTGCTATATtacttatattattaataatttgtttggtAATAACATCATTTCAATCAgcatatggaaaaaaaaaatatgctgatCAACGTGCAATGATTGCAACAGCTGATGATGATGCATCAAGTAATGAAAGTATTACAAATGTTACTTTACCACATCATGTTCCACATACACTTCCATTACCACATTTATCTGATAAaagaatttcaataaatactaataaacatttaaaaaaaaatcaaaatggttTTAAAACTGCTAAACAACCTTgttcatcaacatcaaaaatTGGAGAAGATAATACTGATTCAAAAggtttaaatgtaaaaataccAAGAGCTAAATATACAACAggaaaacaattttcaaatcTTTCTGTACgtcaattaacaaatatattttcatctgataaaagaaaattatttaaatatgttaaaaGTGAAATACctgaacaatataaatttaatcaagctAGTATGacaaaagaatataataaagatTGTGAAAATTCTGACATAAGTAGAAGCAGAAATACATTAAACAATGGAGCACTTGTTAGTGCTGGttttcag gtaACAGCAACAGTGgcaaaatttattgacaatgaACCAATGGTAGATATGAGAATAattgaatcatcaacaaataaaacaaatagaagTTCAATAGGTTCCaaagaaaaaacatcaatatcatcaaaacATTGGGATCCATCAACATCACAAACAATGAGTGGTTATTTTACTCTTGATCGTGGTggtgataaaaattcaagaacaAGCCATATGTGTcgtgatgatgatatatatattcatcaattttcacCAAGTTCACAAGATACACGTGATGCTCGTGATAGTGCAAGTGATGGACCAATAACTGCTGAACGTAATTTAGGAAGTACATTGAGGCTTCAACATAAAATTTCTCATAATACAAATGAG ataaGTGATCGAGATTCAAACTTTGATTCACTTTGA